A single window of Oreochromis aureus strain Israel breed Guangdong linkage group 7, ZZ_aureus, whole genome shotgun sequence DNA harbors:
- the LOC116326210 gene encoding kinesin-like protein KIF23 isoform X5: protein MTRHLKGKTPRRPPPKKPSSNQTDPVGVYCRVRPLGAEDEECCIEVISSTTIQMHTPEGFKTNRNGEYKETQYSFKKVFGVSVSQMELFEHVAKPLVDDLIHGKNGLLFTYGVTGSGKTFTMTGSPGQGGLLPRSLDMIFNSIGPYQAKRYVFKTDEKNGMEIQTEVDALLERQRRDNNFSVPKTPSTRLKADPEIADMIKPEEASKLDGVDDDSSYSVFVSYVEIYNNYIYDLLEETQEDAIKPKPPQSKILREDQNHIMYVAGCLEVEVKSAEEAFQVFWRGQKKRKVANTRLNRESSRSHSVFIIKLAQAPLDADGDNVLQDKNQISVSQLCLVDLAGSERTGRTGAEGTRIREAGNINQSLLNLRTCIEILRENQMCGTNKMVPYRDSKITHLFKNYFDGEGKVRMVVCVNPKTDDYEETLLVMRFAEMTQEVEVARPVDRPICGFTPGRRHRNQAFKDELSRRLEERGGPIDPDMPAAANPLILSLPSLPSCELTDPHDDITLPRLIEALKNRQRIKQMLIEDCSKTANMIKSVLQELDTGLISKDNFIQEQNGKLLEKDRIIQGNKAEIERLEKKSKMQEHKIDILQKTTKIFEDDKRSLQHELGTREQRLQRELSEKRRMEQRLHGVISDTQFKWEKECERRVNALQLEMQNKLWVKDEKLKQLKAIVTESKTPGRPEPPPRQTQPQPQPLPQHQPRSQRPSKEDHLPPKRSASPSPVPTTTPVRPLHRRSRSAGGEKWVDHKPSSSMDLGTVLQPVIPNAIQVSAPSEKALSKCDRYVLTHQEVASDGEIQTKLIKGEVIKTRGGGQAVQFTDIETLKQELTTVPRRKRKSSEGMSASGDGALTDVETRCSVAVEMRAGSNMGPGYEHHAVTKRRKP, encoded by the exons ATGACGAGACATCT GAAGGGTAAAACCCCCCGCAGGCCTCCTCCAAAAAAACCCTCCAGCAACCAGACGGACCCAGTTGGG GTATACTGCCGTGTGCGACCCCTGGGTGCTGAGGATGAGGAATGCTGCATTGAGGTGATCAGCAGTACCACCATCCAGATGCACACCCCGGAGGGCTTCAAAACAAACCGCAATGGCGAATACAAAGAG ACACAGTACTCCTTCAAAAAAGTCTTTGGAGTTTCAGTGTCACAGATGGAGCTTTTTGAGCATGTGGCGAAACCTCTTGTTGATGACCTCATCCATGGAAAAAATG GTCTGCTTTTCACGTACGGGGTGACAGGAAGTGGAAAGACTTTCACCATGACAGGCTCTCCAGGCCAGGGTGGACTTCTGCCTCGCTCCCTTGACATGATTTTCAACAGTATAGGTCCTTACCAGGCCAAGAGATAT gTATTTAAGACTGATGAGAAAAATGGTATGGAGATTCAGACTGAAGTAGATGCTTTGTTGGAGCGCCAACGGCGGGATAACAACTTCTCTGTTCCTAAAACACCCTCCACCAG GCTAAAGGCTGATCCTGAAATTGCTGACATGATTAAGCCAGAGGAGGCCTCTAAATTAGATGGTGTGGATGACGACAGCAGCTACAGCGTCTTCGTCTCCTACGTAGAAATCTACAACAACTACATCTATGATCTCCTGGAGGAAACTCAGGAAGATGCAATCAAGCCAAA ACCACCTCAGTCTAAAATCCTCAGAGAGGATCAGAATCACATCATGTATGTGGCCGGTTGTCTGGAGGTTGAAGTCAAATCTGCCGAGGAGGCTTTTCAAGTGTTCTGGAGAG GtcaaaaaaagaggaaggtTGCGAACACTCGGCTGAACAGAGAGTCCAGTCGCTCCCACAGTGTGTTCATTATTAAACTGGCTCAGGCGCCTCTTGATGCAGATGGTGACAATGTTCTCCAG GATAAGAACCAGATAAGTGTTAGTCAGCTGTGCCTGGTGGACTTGGCAGGAAGTGAGCGAACTGGCAGGACAGGGGCGGAAGGCACTCGTATACGTGAAGCAG GTAACATAAATCAGTCTTTGCTAAATCTGAGGACATGCATCGAGATACTTCGAGAAAACCAAATGTGTGGCACAAACAAG ATGGTCCCCTATCGAGACTCCAAAATAACCCACCTGTTTAAAAACTACTTCGATGGAGAGGGGAAAGTtagaatggttgtctgtgtcaaTCCCAAGACTGATGACTATGAGGAAACCTTG CTGGTTATGCGGTTTGCAGAGATGACCCAAGAAGTGGAAGTGGCCAGGCCAGTGGACAGACCAATCTGTGGCTTTACTCCAGGCCGTCGTCATAGAAACCAGGCATTCAAAGACGAGCTGTCTCGCAGATTGGAAGAACGTGGTGGCCCCATAGATCCTG ACATGCCTGCTGCTGCAAACCCTCTGATCCTCAGTCTCCCATCTCTACCCTCCTGCGAGCTGACTGACCCACACGATGACATCACCCTGCCCAGGTTGATTGAAGCCCTGAAGAACAGGCAGAGGATCAAGCAGATGCTGATTGAAGACTGCAGTAAAACAG CCAACATGATCAAGTCTGTGCTTCAGGAACTGGATACCGGCCTAATTTCCAAAGACAACTTTATTCAGGAACAAAACGGCAAACTGTTAGAGAAAGACAGAATCATCCAAGGCAACAAAGCAGAGATTGAACGTTTAGAGAAGAAATCAAAGATGCAAGAACACAAG ATTGACATCCTGCAGAAAACAACTAAAATCTTTGAAGATGACAAGCGCTCGCTGCAGCATGAGCTGGGAACCAGAGAGCagaggctgcagagggagctgtcAGAGAAGAGACGCATGGAGCAGCGCCTGCATGGCGTGATCTCGGACACCCAGTTCAAGTGGGAGAAAGAATGT GAGAGACGTGTTAATGCACTGCAGCTTGAGATGCAAAATAAGCTGTGGGTGAAAGACGAAAAGCTGAAGCAGCTCAAGGCCATCGTGACAGAGAGCAAGACTCCAGGTCGCCCTGAACCTCCACCCCGTCAGACGCAGCCACAGCCACAGCCTCTACCACAGCATCAGCCCCGTTCTCAGCGACCCTCCAAAGAGGACCACCTACCACCAAAGAGATCAGCCTCACCCTCACCTGTCCCT ACGACAACACCAGTACGCCCGCTGCACCGTCGTTCCCGCTCTGCTGGTGGGGAGAAGTGGGTGGACCACAAGCCATCGTCAAGCATGGACTTGGGCACAGTTTTGCAGCCGGTCATCCCCAACGCCATCCAGGTGTCTGCACCCAGCGAGAAGGCTCTGTCCAAGTGTGACAGATACGTACTAACGCACCAAGAAGTTGCCTCCGACGGCGAGATACAGACCAAACTTATAAAG ggCGAGGTCATCAAAACAAGAGGAGGCGGGCAAGCTGTCCAGTTCACTGACATTGAGACACTGAAACAGGAGCTCACTACAGTCCCAAG GCGGAAGAGAAAGTCTTCAGAAGGCATGTCAGCCAGTGGAGATGGAGCTTTGACTGATGTGGAGACGAGG TGCTCTGTGGCTGTGGAGATGAGGGCTGGATCAAACATGGGACCTGGATATGAGCATCATGCAGTCACCAA GCGCAGAAAACCCTAA
- the LOC116326210 gene encoding kinesin-like protein KIF23 isoform X3, whose translation MTRHLKGKTPRRPPPKKPSSNQTDPVGVYCRVRPLGAEDEECCIEVISSTTIQMHTPEGFKTNRNGEYKETQYSFKKVFGVSVSQMELFEHVAKPLVDDLIHGKNGLLFTYGVTGSGKTFTMTGSPGQGGLLPRSLDMIFNSIGPYQAKRYVFKTDEKNGMEIQTEVDALLERQRRDNNFSVPKTPSTRLKADPEIADMIKPEEASKLDGVDDDSSYSVFVSYVEIYNNYIYDLLEETQEDAIKPKPPQSKILREDQNHIMYVAGCLEVEVKSAEEAFQVFWRGQKKRKVANTRLNRESSRSHSVFIIKLAQAPLDADGDNVLQDKNQISVSQLCLVDLAGSERTGRTGAEGTRIREAGNINQSLLNLRTCIEILRENQMCGTNKMVPYRDSKITHLFKNYFDGEGKVRMVVCVNPKTDDYEETLLVMRFAEMTQEVEVARPVDRPICGFTPGRRHRNQAFKDELSRRLEERGGPIDPDMPAAANPLILSLPSLPSCELTDPHDDITLPRLIEALKNRQRIKQMLIEDCSKTANMIKSVLQELDTGLISKDNFIQEQNGKLLEKDRIIQGNKAEIERLEKKSKMQEHKIDILQKTTKIFEDDKRSLQHELGTREQRLQRELSEKRRMEQRLHGVISDTQFKWEKECERRVNALQLEMQNKLWVKDEKLKQLKAIVTESKTPGRPEPPPRQTQPQPQPLPQHQPRSQRPSKEDHLPPKRSASPSPVPSFHFTLQCPVDSPHVSPKPESQSGSAASNEEDEMNPRPVCPVPSRSTFLSAARSAREEQAAQDSMQDYSSPSTPTRTLTRPQASTGTSVSLARRRAVCLSRVDERDCFPSPSFHVDLIERSYRTTTPVRPLHRRSRSAGGEKWVDHKPSSSMDLGTVLQPVIPNAIQVSAPSEKALSKCDRYVLTHQEVASDGEIQTKLIKGEVIKTRGGGQAVQFTDIETLKQELTTVPRRKRKSSEGMSASGDGALTDVETRCSVAVEMRAGSNMGPGYEHHAVTKRRKP comes from the exons ATGACGAGACATCT GAAGGGTAAAACCCCCCGCAGGCCTCCTCCAAAAAAACCCTCCAGCAACCAGACGGACCCAGTTGGG GTATACTGCCGTGTGCGACCCCTGGGTGCTGAGGATGAGGAATGCTGCATTGAGGTGATCAGCAGTACCACCATCCAGATGCACACCCCGGAGGGCTTCAAAACAAACCGCAATGGCGAATACAAAGAG ACACAGTACTCCTTCAAAAAAGTCTTTGGAGTTTCAGTGTCACAGATGGAGCTTTTTGAGCATGTGGCGAAACCTCTTGTTGATGACCTCATCCATGGAAAAAATG GTCTGCTTTTCACGTACGGGGTGACAGGAAGTGGAAAGACTTTCACCATGACAGGCTCTCCAGGCCAGGGTGGACTTCTGCCTCGCTCCCTTGACATGATTTTCAACAGTATAGGTCCTTACCAGGCCAAGAGATAT gTATTTAAGACTGATGAGAAAAATGGTATGGAGATTCAGACTGAAGTAGATGCTTTGTTGGAGCGCCAACGGCGGGATAACAACTTCTCTGTTCCTAAAACACCCTCCACCAG GCTAAAGGCTGATCCTGAAATTGCTGACATGATTAAGCCAGAGGAGGCCTCTAAATTAGATGGTGTGGATGACGACAGCAGCTACAGCGTCTTCGTCTCCTACGTAGAAATCTACAACAACTACATCTATGATCTCCTGGAGGAAACTCAGGAAGATGCAATCAAGCCAAA ACCACCTCAGTCTAAAATCCTCAGAGAGGATCAGAATCACATCATGTATGTGGCCGGTTGTCTGGAGGTTGAAGTCAAATCTGCCGAGGAGGCTTTTCAAGTGTTCTGGAGAG GtcaaaaaaagaggaaggtTGCGAACACTCGGCTGAACAGAGAGTCCAGTCGCTCCCACAGTGTGTTCATTATTAAACTGGCTCAGGCGCCTCTTGATGCAGATGGTGACAATGTTCTCCAG GATAAGAACCAGATAAGTGTTAGTCAGCTGTGCCTGGTGGACTTGGCAGGAAGTGAGCGAACTGGCAGGACAGGGGCGGAAGGCACTCGTATACGTGAAGCAG GTAACATAAATCAGTCTTTGCTAAATCTGAGGACATGCATCGAGATACTTCGAGAAAACCAAATGTGTGGCACAAACAAG ATGGTCCCCTATCGAGACTCCAAAATAACCCACCTGTTTAAAAACTACTTCGATGGAGAGGGGAAAGTtagaatggttgtctgtgtcaaTCCCAAGACTGATGACTATGAGGAAACCTTG CTGGTTATGCGGTTTGCAGAGATGACCCAAGAAGTGGAAGTGGCCAGGCCAGTGGACAGACCAATCTGTGGCTTTACTCCAGGCCGTCGTCATAGAAACCAGGCATTCAAAGACGAGCTGTCTCGCAGATTGGAAGAACGTGGTGGCCCCATAGATCCTG ACATGCCTGCTGCTGCAAACCCTCTGATCCTCAGTCTCCCATCTCTACCCTCCTGCGAGCTGACTGACCCACACGATGACATCACCCTGCCCAGGTTGATTGAAGCCCTGAAGAACAGGCAGAGGATCAAGCAGATGCTGATTGAAGACTGCAGTAAAACAG CCAACATGATCAAGTCTGTGCTTCAGGAACTGGATACCGGCCTAATTTCCAAAGACAACTTTATTCAGGAACAAAACGGCAAACTGTTAGAGAAAGACAGAATCATCCAAGGCAACAAAGCAGAGATTGAACGTTTAGAGAAGAAATCAAAGATGCAAGAACACAAG ATTGACATCCTGCAGAAAACAACTAAAATCTTTGAAGATGACAAGCGCTCGCTGCAGCATGAGCTGGGAACCAGAGAGCagaggctgcagagggagctgtcAGAGAAGAGACGCATGGAGCAGCGCCTGCATGGCGTGATCTCGGACACCCAGTTCAAGTGGGAGAAAGAATGT GAGAGACGTGTTAATGCACTGCAGCTTGAGATGCAAAATAAGCTGTGGGTGAAAGACGAAAAGCTGAAGCAGCTCAAGGCCATCGTGACAGAGAGCAAGACTCCAGGTCGCCCTGAACCTCCACCCCGTCAGACGCAGCCACAGCCACAGCCTCTACCACAGCATCAGCCCCGTTCTCAGCGACCCTCCAAAGAGGACCACCTACCACCAAAGAGATCAGCCTCACCCTCACCTGTCCCT TCTTTCCATTTCACTCTCCAGTGCCCAGTCGATTCCCCTCACGTCAGTCCAAAGCCAGAGTCACAGTCAGGCAGTGCTGCTAGCAATGAGGAGGATGAGATGAACCCAAGGCCCGTCTGCCCCGTCCCCAGCAGAAGTACCTTTTTGTCTGCGGCTAGATCTGCACGTGAGGAACAGGCAGCTCAGGACAGCATGCAGGATTACAGTTCCCCTAGTACACCCACAAGAACACTCACAAGACCCCAGGCTTCAACGGGCACTTCAGTCAGCCTGGCCAGGAGGAGAGCTGTGTGCTTGAGCAGAGTGGATGAGAGAGACTGCTTCCCTTCCCCTTCGTTTCATGTAGACCTAATTGAAAGAAGTTACAGG ACGACAACACCAGTACGCCCGCTGCACCGTCGTTCCCGCTCTGCTGGTGGGGAGAAGTGGGTGGACCACAAGCCATCGTCAAGCATGGACTTGGGCACAGTTTTGCAGCCGGTCATCCCCAACGCCATCCAGGTGTCTGCACCCAGCGAGAAGGCTCTGTCCAAGTGTGACAGATACGTACTAACGCACCAAGAAGTTGCCTCCGACGGCGAGATACAGACCAAACTTATAAAG ggCGAGGTCATCAAAACAAGAGGAGGCGGGCAAGCTGTCCAGTTCACTGACATTGAGACACTGAAACAGGAGCTCACTACAGTCCCAAG GCGGAAGAGAAAGTCTTCAGAAGGCATGTCAGCCAGTGGAGATGGAGCTTTGACTGATGTGGAGACGAGG TGCTCTGTGGCTGTGGAGATGAGGGCTGGATCAAACATGGGACCTGGATATGAGCATCATGCAGTCACCAA GCGCAGAAAACCCTAA
- the LOC116326210 gene encoding kinesin-like protein KIF23 isoform X4: protein MTRHLKGKTPRRPPPKKPSSNQTDPVGVYCRVRPLGAEDEECCIEVISSTTIQMHTPEGFKTNRNGEYKETQYSFKKVFGVSVSQMELFEHVAKPLVDDLIHGKNGLLFTYGVTGSGKTFTMTGSPGQGGLLPRSLDMIFNSIGPYQAKRYVFKTDEKNGMEIQTEVDALLERQRRDNNFSVPKTPSTRLKADPEIADMIKPEEASKLDGVDDDSSYSVFVSYVEIYNNYIYDLLEETQEDAIKPKWNGGGTPVRQNTELIPPQSKILREDQNHIMYVAGCLEVEVKSAEEAFQVFWRGQKKRKVANTRLNRESSRSHSVFIIKLAQAPLDADGDNVLQDKNQISVSQLCLVDLAGSERTGRTGAEGTRIREAGNINQSLLNLRTCIEILRENQMCGTNKMVPYRDSKITHLFKNYFDGEGKVRMVVCVNPKTDDYEETLLVMRFAEMTQEVEVARPVDRPICGFTPGRRHRNQAFKDELSRRLEERGGPIDPDMPAAANPLILSLPSLPSCELTDPHDDITLPRLIEALKNRQRIKQMLIEDCSKTANMIKSVLQELDTGLISKDNFIQEQNGKLLEKDRIIQGNKAEIERLEKKSKMQEHKIDILQKTTKIFEDDKRSLQHELGTREQRLQRELSEKRRMEQRLHGVISDTQFKWEKECERRVNALQLEMQNKLWVKDEKLKQLKAIVTESKTPGRPEPPPRQTQPQPQPLPQHQPRSQRPSKEDHLPPKRSASPSPVPTTTPVRPLHRRSRSAGGEKWVDHKPSSSMDLGTVLQPVIPNAIQVSAPSEKALSKCDRYVLTHQEVASDGEIQTKLIKGEVIKTRGGGQAVQFTDIETLKQELTTVPRRKRKSSEGMSASGDGALTDVETRCSVAVEMRAGSNMGPGYEHHAVTKRRKP from the exons ATGACGAGACATCT GAAGGGTAAAACCCCCCGCAGGCCTCCTCCAAAAAAACCCTCCAGCAACCAGACGGACCCAGTTGGG GTATACTGCCGTGTGCGACCCCTGGGTGCTGAGGATGAGGAATGCTGCATTGAGGTGATCAGCAGTACCACCATCCAGATGCACACCCCGGAGGGCTTCAAAACAAACCGCAATGGCGAATACAAAGAG ACACAGTACTCCTTCAAAAAAGTCTTTGGAGTTTCAGTGTCACAGATGGAGCTTTTTGAGCATGTGGCGAAACCTCTTGTTGATGACCTCATCCATGGAAAAAATG GTCTGCTTTTCACGTACGGGGTGACAGGAAGTGGAAAGACTTTCACCATGACAGGCTCTCCAGGCCAGGGTGGACTTCTGCCTCGCTCCCTTGACATGATTTTCAACAGTATAGGTCCTTACCAGGCCAAGAGATAT gTATTTAAGACTGATGAGAAAAATGGTATGGAGATTCAGACTGAAGTAGATGCTTTGTTGGAGCGCCAACGGCGGGATAACAACTTCTCTGTTCCTAAAACACCCTCCACCAG GCTAAAGGCTGATCCTGAAATTGCTGACATGATTAAGCCAGAGGAGGCCTCTAAATTAGATGGTGTGGATGACGACAGCAGCTACAGCGTCTTCGTCTCCTACGTAGAAATCTACAACAACTACATCTATGATCTCCTGGAGGAAACTCAGGAAGATGCAATCAAGCCAAA GTGGAATGGTGGAGGCACACCAGTGCGCCAGAACACTGAGTTGAT ACCACCTCAGTCTAAAATCCTCAGAGAGGATCAGAATCACATCATGTATGTGGCCGGTTGTCTGGAGGTTGAAGTCAAATCTGCCGAGGAGGCTTTTCAAGTGTTCTGGAGAG GtcaaaaaaagaggaaggtTGCGAACACTCGGCTGAACAGAGAGTCCAGTCGCTCCCACAGTGTGTTCATTATTAAACTGGCTCAGGCGCCTCTTGATGCAGATGGTGACAATGTTCTCCAG GATAAGAACCAGATAAGTGTTAGTCAGCTGTGCCTGGTGGACTTGGCAGGAAGTGAGCGAACTGGCAGGACAGGGGCGGAAGGCACTCGTATACGTGAAGCAG GTAACATAAATCAGTCTTTGCTAAATCTGAGGACATGCATCGAGATACTTCGAGAAAACCAAATGTGTGGCACAAACAAG ATGGTCCCCTATCGAGACTCCAAAATAACCCACCTGTTTAAAAACTACTTCGATGGAGAGGGGAAAGTtagaatggttgtctgtgtcaaTCCCAAGACTGATGACTATGAGGAAACCTTG CTGGTTATGCGGTTTGCAGAGATGACCCAAGAAGTGGAAGTGGCCAGGCCAGTGGACAGACCAATCTGTGGCTTTACTCCAGGCCGTCGTCATAGAAACCAGGCATTCAAAGACGAGCTGTCTCGCAGATTGGAAGAACGTGGTGGCCCCATAGATCCTG ACATGCCTGCTGCTGCAAACCCTCTGATCCTCAGTCTCCCATCTCTACCCTCCTGCGAGCTGACTGACCCACACGATGACATCACCCTGCCCAGGTTGATTGAAGCCCTGAAGAACAGGCAGAGGATCAAGCAGATGCTGATTGAAGACTGCAGTAAAACAG CCAACATGATCAAGTCTGTGCTTCAGGAACTGGATACCGGCCTAATTTCCAAAGACAACTTTATTCAGGAACAAAACGGCAAACTGTTAGAGAAAGACAGAATCATCCAAGGCAACAAAGCAGAGATTGAACGTTTAGAGAAGAAATCAAAGATGCAAGAACACAAG ATTGACATCCTGCAGAAAACAACTAAAATCTTTGAAGATGACAAGCGCTCGCTGCAGCATGAGCTGGGAACCAGAGAGCagaggctgcagagggagctgtcAGAGAAGAGACGCATGGAGCAGCGCCTGCATGGCGTGATCTCGGACACCCAGTTCAAGTGGGAGAAAGAATGT GAGAGACGTGTTAATGCACTGCAGCTTGAGATGCAAAATAAGCTGTGGGTGAAAGACGAAAAGCTGAAGCAGCTCAAGGCCATCGTGACAGAGAGCAAGACTCCAGGTCGCCCTGAACCTCCACCCCGTCAGACGCAGCCACAGCCACAGCCTCTACCACAGCATCAGCCCCGTTCTCAGCGACCCTCCAAAGAGGACCACCTACCACCAAAGAGATCAGCCTCACCCTCACCTGTCCCT ACGACAACACCAGTACGCCCGCTGCACCGTCGTTCCCGCTCTGCTGGTGGGGAGAAGTGGGTGGACCACAAGCCATCGTCAAGCATGGACTTGGGCACAGTTTTGCAGCCGGTCATCCCCAACGCCATCCAGGTGTCTGCACCCAGCGAGAAGGCTCTGTCCAAGTGTGACAGATACGTACTAACGCACCAAGAAGTTGCCTCCGACGGCGAGATACAGACCAAACTTATAAAG ggCGAGGTCATCAAAACAAGAGGAGGCGGGCAAGCTGTCCAGTTCACTGACATTGAGACACTGAAACAGGAGCTCACTACAGTCCCAAG GCGGAAGAGAAAGTCTTCAGAAGGCATGTCAGCCAGTGGAGATGGAGCTTTGACTGATGTGGAGACGAGG TGCTCTGTGGCTGTGGAGATGAGGGCTGGATCAAACATGGGACCTGGATATGAGCATCATGCAGTCACCAA GCGCAGAAAACCCTAA